The following coding sequences lie in one Cloeon dipterum chromosome 1, ieCloDipt1.1, whole genome shotgun sequence genomic window:
- the LOC135942974 gene encoding uncharacterized protein LOC135942974: MERHCRTRRIREMQPPQLPRVGEAKPAIQKPLCRLCECPTSDGHVLASQVDRFKLRKWAMQVMNLTEEDENLPDVVEEDALICYFCIWQAEFGDESGDEAVAWWPKNLDLEENAKVLRENYSGREFLLK; encoded by the exons ATGGAGAGACATTGCAGAACCAGAAGGATACGAGAGATGCAGCCTCCGCAGCTGCCAAGAGTCGGAGAAGCAAAACCTGCCATTCAAAAGCCACTGTgcagactgtgcgagtgtccgacgtcggacggccacgtcctcgcgtcgcaggtggacaggttcaagctgaggaaatgggccatgcaggtcatgaacctgacggaagaagacgaaaacctgccggacgtggtcgaagaagacgctttgatctgctatttttgcatctggcaggcaga GTTTGGGGATGAGTCTGGAGACGAGGCTGtggcttggtggccgaaaaaccttgatttaGAAGAAAACGCAAAGGTGCTTCGcgagaattattcaggtagggaatttttattaaaataa